The window tgGAACttgagacttgcccaggatcacacaattattaagtgtaTGAGGTAGATTTGAAGTGTATAAGGAGTCCTTTAACTCCAAGTTCACCTCTTGATCCACTATACCTCCCAAATGAATACAATATCCTTGAGGGAACCTCAACAAAAGTGCTTTCTGTGATTTGTTAAGGTAGCTCAGTCCATTTGTTCAAAGAAATAAgtggtggggggagagggggaagaagcaGATTTTCAACCATTACACCTCTAAGATTACTTTTAAAGGTAcccagaaaataaattcaaaaagcCAAACAAGTTCAATTTGGTTTTAAAGCAAGATGTCAAATAACCAGCTggttttagaatataagctccttgagggcagaaatatgttttgcttccttttgtatccccagtgcttagcacagtgcctggtatagtagcattttataaatgtttattgatctaatggatgtggctcttttcagcaatgaggtgattcaggccagttccaatggtcttgcaatggagaaaaccatctgctctcagagagaggacaatggggattatggatcacaacacagtattttcacttttttattgtttgcttgcattttgttttatttttcatttttattcctttttgatctgatttttcttgtgcagcatgataattgtgaaaatagagtatagaaaaattgcacgtgtttaacatatattggattactagccaGCCCTCTAGGGGAGATGGTggtagaaagagggagaaaaatttttaaaacacaaggttttgcaacggtgaatgctgaaaactatctatgtatatattttgaaaataaaaagctttaaaaactgtTTATTGAGCTGAATTTTACTGAATTGACCAAGTCTAGTAGGTCATATTCACTTAGCTGAAGGAAATCCCAGGTtccaaattaaattattatttattttaatattaaatataatattaaattatttacaaattCACATAAgtaaaatagatgctacttacATTACCTTTTCCAAGAAAGGACAAAGGACTAGAAGAGCATTTATTGATTGAGGGTGTGGAGCGCTTGACTAGCATTTCGGGAAGGGAATGAACATTCATCATTGttaggcactctgctaagtccTTTATGAGTATTATCTCCTTTGAAATTTAGAATAATAACactaggagataggtgctattgtccctattttacaggtgaggaaactgaggcagtgtgAAGTGACTTCTTCAGAGACTTAAAGTTAGTGTTGGGAATGATTCCCAACCCAGAACTCTGACAGAATTCTATTCTTAAGATATCTGTCCTTAGGCCCCCATGGAGTGTATACTGAGTTTGGGAGGTGAATCTGGGTTCTAGTCTAAGCTCTTTCCACTAACTCACTGTAagtttgaacaaatcatttcacctcccCTTACATCTGTTTCCTTTCCTGTTAAactaagaaaatttggaaataagaATGAGAAGCTTAAACCAAAGAGGGAAATTCATCTAAGATCACATGAAAGGTGGGTGGAATTCGAACCCAGTTcctctaattctaaattctagaTTCTCTCCACTATCCCCTAAAATGCCCTTTAAGAACATCTTAGAATTAAGTGAGCTAACATGGGAAAGAACACCACATAATGTCATTCTCCTCCTCCAAGGGTGGTTTTCAGATCCAACCTTCTAAAACTTTATTAACTAGTGATCTCTAAAGCTAGGTGTCATACTAGATAGACTGaaagtcaaaaagacctaaattcaaatttagactcagacatagctatatgactctagtcaagtcatttaacctctgctgcCTCAAtctctttaactgtaaaatgggggtaatgatagcacctatttcccagagttgttatgagaatcaaatgagctaCTTGTAAAGCTTTAGGCAGAGTGCATAccacacagtaggtgcctaacaaatgcttgtttccttcctttccattcacaCTAGTTGCCATTGTAGTGTAAAAAAGGCAAAGGGATGCTTCCCCCCAACCCATGTGTTTCTGAATTCTTGAGCTTAACATTGGCAATGATAATGATTGAAGCTACTTTTGCCTTTATCTACTCCTAAGTAAAGAAACAGACACCCAGAAGAGAAGATACTTGCCAAAATCAGTAGCAGAAGGTTCACTGGAATCTGTATTTTGCCTCCAAGCAAAGATCCATTAAAAACCTGAACTCCTCTTCTTATAAccttaaacttttaaaagaaatcccAAGATACATCCTTTTAATCTATTGTCTGGATTCTAAAACTAGTCAGAGGACCCAGATTCAAAATCCAGCCCTGTCCCTGGGACACTGTAGGCAAGGTTCTTCATCTCTCTGGGACTGTTTCCTACTCATGAAAAAGAGGATTGGGACTCAGAGGACCTTTTAAAGTCTCTTGTAATTCTAACCTCCCTGAAACCCATCCCCTGatcatttcaaaaatatgttcAGTCTTCAAGCGAATAGAGAAAACGTTGATGTCCTATTCCGATGCCAGCTAATAGCATCTGCAGCTGGCTCCACTAGCATTAATTAACAGGAGTTTCTATCAGCAGCCCCATGTGGCATTTAAACAGCAAAGCCAATTTGAAGTCCTGAGTCTTGTTATTTCCTCTGAATAAGTGTCTCCAGGTGTGGAAATGCCCTTCATTGTTACAGAGCATCAATTTCTAATCTTAAGGAAATTTCCTGGCAGGCAGACaccctgagaagttaagtgatttgcctattaTTATAATAGTTACATAATATGTAATGGTTATTACATACCAAAGATAGAAAAtgtccagatcttcctgactccaatactAATGAGCTACACAGATGCCAAGTTTGTTAATAGGGAAAACACATCTTTCAGTAACCAGAAGGAGGCAGCAGGGGAAAAGGTAAAGATCACTCTATTGGGGAGAGTTCAGGATGGGAGAGTCAAAACACTCGGTCCCAATGTTGACTTTACCACTTTGTTCTTGTATGATCATGATTTAAATGAAGACTTAAATCCTTCTTATATCAGAAGCTCACCATTAGCTTGACTCAGAAAGTGTCTGGCTCTACACTGACACTGAATAAGCTACATTAAACATCTGTAAATGGATACAAAATAGATCTTTGACATAACACAGTAGCAAGTGTTGCATCTCAAGCAAAAGTTAGGAGAACTGGATTCCAATTCTGCCATAGACACATCTACTTACATGACCCCAGTCTCTGAGCTGGTTTCTTcctgtgtaaaatggggatgatgatacttgtaattACCTCCCAGGGGTTTTCCCTCCCACAAACTACTTTTCCAGGCTCCAATATGCTATCTATAATTGGGAGTTGGTGCAATTTggattactttctttttctaaaacccTTCACTAATTAAACTTTACCTATTGGATCTGAAGTCCCTACAGGTTAAAGGGTCACCAAGCTAATCACAAATTACAGGTAAAAATCCAAACCCATGTCTTCTAGCTTCCATATCCAGCACTCAGTACCTCCTGGgcagaaatttttatttctgctCAAAGGAAGGAAGGTTGTGTAGGCTAAAAACAGAaccacagaatttgagagtttcCTTCAGTTAGCAGTCATGTGCCAATCTATACATGAGAGAAATTCCCATTATAAGACACCCAACATATACAAATGATAATGCAAGCACTGGACTTTGAGCCAAATGACCAGGGTTCAAATGGCAACTCTGCAATTTACAAACTTGGGTAAATCAGAggctctctaagtctcagtttcctcatctataaaaagggctgGCTGGCCTGGACCACTGAAAGTTCtgatctattaaaaaaattctttcccccGTCCCACTTAACATTTACCACATAGCTAAAGTACTGAGTAACTATTCAATTACCAGGACTctttaatttacaaaaataataaaaatgataattaaaaaataaatcacttaacaagGAGACTATTTTAAATAGCAAGCAATTGAGTTATGATTTGATTTGCAAAAATCTGGATTTAAACACTTTCATGCAATCGTCTATATGTCATCTGAGATACCTTTGTCCCAATTTGTGACTATGACTGAATTTCATCTGGGCAAAGCAGAGTAAAGAATTGGGTCAATCATGAAACCAACACAGCACTTTGGCAAAATTGTCTTTAAACACACAGTGGCAAAATTGCCATTAACCACACAGGCTGCTcaataaagaaatgaagagaccctttcattaattaatatattttctgcATTATAGTTAACATAGGTACTTTCTTTGTGCCACCCTTATTTTTTGTTAGGTACTGCTATTTTTGTTATATTCAGACATGAGTACATTTTGACAGTCCTTTTCaataaatatcataaaataatagagattcacataataaatattctttacaaTAAAAAAGTTTAACAGACTTTTGTCTTAAAAATAGTCAGAATTCAACTTTGTGTTttatacatacaatatacaaGACACGGCCACAACGTGTGGCTAAGGCAATGCTGGCCTGGGTCAGGTCAGAATCAGTCTGCTCATCTGCAGGGTTCAACTTGACAGTCCTGCAGCTCTATGGTGGGGATTGGGCGTGGGAAGGGTGCAGAAGAATGGGAGCCAGGCACATTTTAGATGATTTGAGTTGGAGCCCCCAGAAGCTAACTCAGATATACAAATACCACCCAGATTAGTGATCAAAGTGACCTCAATGACTACAGACActgaaagaggaaggagggaatgaagagAGTGTAGCAGGAAGGGAATGAAGAGATCCAATAGATGGGGGATGGGGCCACAAGCAGCTAACATGACTCCAAGGAGaacatttgtattttcaaaaaattctgggggaggggagacaaGGGAAAGACAGGCTAGAAGGGGGACAGAAacaggaggagaggggaaaggaagagaggtgAAAAAGAAACTTTATGCACCATGAAGGCAAGTCTACACCCTCAAGGGAAGAAGATTCAAACCCCATAAAAAAAGTTCTAAGGGGAATACCATTCATTCCCTAGCTTACtccagaaattaaatgaattatttttttagcaTTCCATTACAAAGAAATTGACAcacaaatcacacacacacacacacacacacacacacacacatacacacacacacacacacacacacacacacacacactgcagaGTGTGTAAGTATGACTTCGGAAAGTCATTAGGTGAACACAAGAGGCAGATGAGCCCTGAGGCTCTTGTCCCAGGTGGGAGCCAGGTGCAAAGTCACCATCCAAAGGTCATCCacaggaaagagagggaggaaatccAGGATTGAAATCCAACAGCAGAGGAATGAGAAGGTGGGAccagaagaggagaaaggatgaATGAAGGTCAGAGggagcagagagaaaaaaaacccagtcACAACCTGAAAGCTGAAACGCTGCCAAGATTGAGTCCACCTCCCCTCATCATGAGGGTTTGCCCTGAGCCCGAGAGGGGCAGCTCTCCAGTTTACAATAAACAGTATTGGAGTTCTTACACCGGCAGCCTGGGCGCGTGATCCGGTCATAACAGCCCCGGCAGAGCTTTAGACACCCCTCGGCCGGGGGGTAACACAGTAAACAAGGCAGGAACAGGGCCATGGTCCCCATGCATAGGTACCGAGAGCAGCAATGGGCCTGGGAACAGGAGCAAGGGTGGTCTGCGTAGGAGTCCCCCTCGTCATCATTGGAGCAATGATAGAAGAGGCCCTTGACCAGACACATGCAGGTGCTATACTCCACCATGTTTTCGGCGGAACACAGGCACTGGCGGTCACAGGCCAAGCAAGAGGGCAAGGCTCTGGGAGCTGTACATTCTTCGCATTTACACTTCCCACACCGTTCACAGATGAACTTATGCTGTGTCATGGGCTCCTCTTTCAAGGAAACTTTCAGGTCCTCTGTGATGGAGGAGATCCGCTTAGGCTGGGACCGGATGGCCCTGTCCACCTGCCGGCCTGGACCTGGTCGGGATGGAGGGGATCTTCCCAGCAGGCCCTGCTCGGAGGACACACTGCTGTTGCTGCCTGAGCTGGCCGCACTCCCTGTACTGGTGGACCTGCTCAGCACAGGAGCCCTGGAGTTAATGGGTAACCCCCCATGGCCTGAGGGTTGGTGCTCAGAATTGTTATTCACGTTAAGTGGAATGATTTCGTGAGTCCTCTCATGTTTCTCTGGTCTGGGTGCTAGCCTAGGGCCAGGCTTTTTGAGCACCGATGGCCCTTCTGTGTACTCATTGTTGCCTCTGATGGCCTTTATCTGGTCCAAGGACAAGATAGTGGTAGTCTGGCTTTCCCTCTCGTGGTCCAACCTTGGCCGGCCATCCAGGGAAGGTTGCTGGATCACCACAAATGACCCACCACTTCCATGTGGATTTGGAGGATCCATCGGGAGTGAGCTGGACTTCTGGCATTCACTGGAAACCTGGCATGCATCTGAAATCCTAAAAGGAGATCaagggtgaaaagagaaaaaaaaaaaaaaaaaaaaggagtaaaagtaAATGACAGGAAGCATTTTAGGGGGGAAAAGATCCTGACAAGTCGCCAGTTGTCTGAACCACCTGGCAATGTTCTCCTGCAGCAGGGGTCCTGGCCACAGTCCAACTTCAGGAGAGTCTGGGCACAACATCACAGGGGAGGCGAGGAGGCAGGAGCCCCTATGCCATCAAAAACTAGACTTCTGTTCCActtttgaaggagaaagaaatcaatCCCAATGTGACCCTTTGTAGACCAGAGAAGCTAGAACAGGAAGATCTATGTCCCAAAAGTTTTCATGccattttaagttattaaagtttaaaacttcactaagacttCTGGGATACCCTACTAATCAGCTATGTGTATCaaggataagatttttttttttttaactaaagctttttatttagaaaacatatgcatagataatttttcaacattgatccttgcaaaaccttgtggtccaaattttcccctctgtcttcccaccccctttcctagatagcaggtaatgcaatacatgtcaaatatgttaaaatatatgttaaatccaatatatgtatacatatttatacaattaaaagataaaatttttatgCTTATACATTAAGATTGTTGTTgtccagttttgctttttaggaGCTCTGGATTCATGCCGTAAAGAAATTCCACATGAAATGGACTTCAATGGCTGTGACCTGTGGACATTTCCCTCTACAGGTAGAGTCTATGCCTTACCCTAGTCCATAGATTACTTAAAGTCAGTGCATTTCATTATAGAGGCCCATTATAGAGGAATTAGTTAGTTCCAAACTAAAAAGACATGTCTCAAAAACCAGAGGACATTTTGCTTcacaattttgaaattaaaaagccaGATGCAAAATATGGCATGGTATTCATAGTTCTCAAAATAATCCAGCGCACAGTTCTATGAAAATCATCCCAGATCTTTTGTAATCAAGTCTTTCTTGGGAAAGagtcttttaaaaaacagaaatacaaGTCTTTGAGATGGGATGCTTtttgaataaaaaacaaatgtttggaAAGACCTTAAAAGTCATTCTGGAAAACTCTTGCctgtttcatttatttctatgtttctaaacatagaaaaataataaaggacaGGCACCTTGAGCTTGCGATCTACCAGACTGCCCACTCAGAAccacagaaggaagaaaacaagcaccCTGCCATCTCTGGGGGACAACCAAACATTTGCTCTCTGATCCTTGGCAAAAGAAttctcatttataattttcctggCACACATGTCACCAGAATCcactccatttcctttttcagatcagTGTGAACTTCTTTGGAAAGAAGTTCATCACCCTCAAGAACACCACTAACCATATCCCAATTCCAGAAGGGGTCTGGGGCAGAGCAGAGAAGAAAGGCACCATGGGCAGAGTGCCAAAGTCACAAGAAATGGGAATTAAGTTTGAGGAGACACTCCAATGGAAAGGCGTAATAGGAAGTATATTTGAGTTATAACTAAGTGTCGATGAGAGTAAATGTCAAATTAACTCATTGGAGCTCACCTCCACTCATTCTCCTGTAAATCCAAGGCCTCCGGTGGGCCATGCTTCCCTCACCCCCTTAAAATAACTTTTCTGCACAGGTGGAGGACAGATTCATAACCTGCTGCATTTTAGCTCTAAAGTCCTTAaggactattttaaaatatttcaagttaCTCCTACACTCTACACTCTCTTTGCAAAAGGAGCCAAAATATGAAGtccttaaaataagaaagaaaacaagtgaaTAGAAATTGGGAggtggaagagagggaaggactCGGTATTACCCTTCTTTATCAAGGTATCACCTTcgattccattttttaaagactataaCTTATGGAGACAAgtcaaatattattatattatattatattatacatatatattatataatattactttttttttaaaggctagtACAAAACAAAAAGGATGCAGGGAATCTGTGGGTGGAACAATTTTCAAGCAACGAATGATTTCCTGATTTCctaggagaaaaaaaggacaaaatcttTGACTAATTctggcttggggggggggggggggggggggggggggggagagagaggaggaagggaagagaatgccCTCTGGATTTTCCAGGATAATTTTAATACCATCCCAGTGGGGCTTCCTATCACTACCAACCAAACTACAGAAGCAAGCAGGGCAGTTCTTGAAAAATTTTTCCAAGCAGATATTTAAAGGCTTGGGTGAGCATATGCACAAAAACGGGTCCtgggacacacacacagattcaGATACTTCTGGGAGCTTCATTTGAAAGAGGTTGACTTCACTTCAAAAAGCAGAATGAGCCTTGGCCATCCATCGAGTCTGGGAGTTGTAAAGTATCCCAGCAGCAGCACGGGAAGGGGAGCCCTGCACCTTCTGGGTGCACAGCTGGTACAagccaagaaaaatgaaaaaaatcaagaaggggaaagagtTATGAATGAAAATCGGCTTTCTCTCCTTTTAGCAAAGGAGAAGAGCAACAACCTCAGTCGGGTTGGCGTGCCAATTCTTAAAGTGGCCGCACCTTCCTCCGCCCTTCTCTTCCCACTTCCACAAGTACAACCCTTTCAAATGAAAGGGGGgcggaggggatggaaggaggtTCCAGACTGCAGCTTAGGTGCAGATCTTATTACTGTCGTGCTCTGTACAGGGGTAGGCTGCGCTGGGCTCGCTCTCGCTCCATACATGCACAAATGCAtgcgcacacacgcacacacgtaGGCCCCAGGCACCCACGCGGGCCCCTACACAACTGTTttcacctctctcctctttctcacATCGGAAAGGAAACCTCCTCCTTTCGGAGACGTTTCCTCCCAAGGGTCTCCAGCAAGGTAACCTGCGAGGCAGGAGACACACAGACCAATTCCACTTCCCACCCCAATCCCAACCTTACGGATATCTCCAACACTCCACAAGCAAAACCGAACCGTCCCCTCCAAAACGAAGCGAGAAATGGCCACGGAGGAGTCCGTGGGGCTCGGAGAGGCTGGAATGAGACTCCAGCTAGAAGCACAGTGCAGTCATCCCTTTTCCTTCAGGAAGACTGACCTACTATCTCCTCTGGCAGGGGATGGGGATAAGGGGGCAGCCCCTTAGATCCCGGGCAGCTAAGAGGGACTTTAGGGGTGATCAGTCCCAATCCACTAGTTCTGGCCAGAAGGAAACTAGTCCGCTCACTTTGGGGCTGAGCCGCTTTCCCGGGGCGCTCCTACCTTTtgacctctcctttcttccccttcccttctccttcctccacaCCAGCAATTGAGCTCTTTGCAGTCCAGCAAGCTTCCTccagcccccacccccacccccgtaCCAAGGGCTGACAACCCAAGACTGAAAGTCAAGGTGAGGCGGTCCGTCACCTGTGCAGGTATCAAGGCCAAGCCACTGGACTTATCCCCGAGTGTGGGGGTGGGCTGCACCTGCTGGGGGGAGTTCCCCCTTCCTTCTGGAAAACGCAGTTACTTCTCTACATGTGTGAGCCCTTCCCTCCAAACCATCGAAATTACCCTCGCTCAGGTGTGCCCTT of the Sarcophilus harrisii chromosome 6, mSarHar1.11, whole genome shotgun sequence genome contains:
- the SPRY1 gene encoding protein sprouty homolog 1, with amino-acid sequence MDPPNPHGSGGSFVVIQQPSLDGRPRLDHERESQTTTILSLDQIKAIRGNNEYTEGPSVLKKPGPRLAPRPEKHERTHEIIPLNVNNNSEHQPSGHGGLPINSRAPVLSRSTSTGSAASSGSNSSVSSEQGLLGRSPPSRPGPGRQVDRAIRSQPKRISSITEDLKVSLKEEPMTQHKFICERCGKCKCEECTAPRALPSCLACDRQCLCSAENMVEYSTCMCLVKGLFYHCSNDDEGDSYADHPCSCSQAHCCSRYLCMGTMALFLPCLLCYPPAEGCLKLCRGCYDRITRPGCRCKNSNTVYCKLESCPSRAQGKPS